In the Carettochelys insculpta isolate YL-2023 chromosome 6, ASM3395843v1, whole genome shotgun sequence genome, cctgcagcatccCCAaatgcccagccccacagcgtcCCCCaatgcccagccctgcagcatccCCCAATGCACAGCCCCGCAGCGTCCCCCAATGCCCAGCCCCGCAGCATCCCCCAATGCACAGCCCCGCAGCGTCCCCCAATGCCCAGCCCCCGCAGTGTCCCCCAATGCAcagccccacaccatcccccaatgcccagccctgcagcatccCCAaatgcccagccccacagcgtcCCCCAATGCACAGCCCCGCAGCGTCCCCCAATGCCCAGCCCCGCAGCATCCCCCAATGCACAGCCCCCGCAGTGTCCCCCaatgcccagccctgcagtgtcCCCCAATGCCCAACCCCCCAGTGTCCCCCAATGCACAGCCCCGCAGCGTCCCCCAATGGCCAGCCCCCGCAGTGTCCCCCAATGCCCAGCCCCCCCAGTGTCCCCCAATGCCCAGCCCCGCAGCGTCCCCCAATGCACAGAAAGCCCCCAACTCTCCCTGTCCCCCATTCCTGTTCACTCCACTGCCCAGTTCTCCCCCTCTACTCTCCCCatacccacccccgccccagggctgcccctccagtgagctgctccccaggcagccagagcaCCCCACGGAGttggggctgggctcagggcttctccccacccccggtgCCTGCTGCATCCATCTTGCGGCTGATCTGCTCCAGGAGGCTCAGCACCCGCTCCAGCTTCGCCAGCACCAGGGGGTCGGGGGCACAGGCGTCGGGGGCCTCTGGCTCCGCCGGAGTCAGCTTTGCGGGGTCTGCGGGGCACAAACCAGCACCACCAGGGATCAAAAGCTGCCCCACCGCCGCAGcagggcagcaacagcagctgctgcagccccagcctggcccagcagggggcgctgtgggggggcagctcccagacagcggggcccagcagggggcactgtggggggcagctcccaggcgggggcccagcagggggcgctgtggggaggggggcattggccaggcaggggcaggcCCCACCTCCCCGCCATATACCCCAGGTCAGGCCCTACAGCACTCTCCATCCCCCATGTCAGCCCCCCCGCATGCCCCACACATGCCTGCATCAGGCCCCACACATGACTTGCGGTGGGCCCCACGTTAGAGCCCCACACCCCAAGCGTGACCCACAGCGGGCCGGCCAGCCGCCTTACCCTCCACCTCCAGGACGACCTGCTTGATGCGGATGTCGGGCGCGTAGGTGACGTAGCAGCGGTAGTTGCCAGCGCTGGCGGGCGTCACCTGGCTGAGGTGCAGAGCAGCGTTGCCAGTCTGCAGCCCCTCGGGTCGGAGGGTGGCACCGGGCCGGCTGGCGCTCACCACGCCCTCGTCAAACTCCACCAGCTGCCCGCCCCGGTGGAACCACTGCACCACCAGCTGGCTCAGGTCGACCGGCGGCTGCGGCACCGCGAACTGGCACTTCAGCACCACGTCGTCCCCCACCCGGGCGCGCACCGGCGACGCATCCGTCTCCACCGCCAGCTTGCCGGCTGCACACGCAAAGGCAGGGTCAGCGTGCCAGGCAGGGCCCGACGGGGACAGCAGCCGACCCAGGTCTCTGCGCTGCCAGGCTTTCCTTCCGTCCGGCACCCGCGGGATCCCTGCCAGGGCGACggtcactgccctgtgcccctgagcccgcGCGGTCCCTGCCGGGGCGACGGTCatgccctgtgcccctgagcccgcGGGATCCCTGCCGGGGCGACTgacactgccctgtgcccctgagcccgcGGGATCCCTACCGGGGCGACggtcactgccctgtgcccctgagcccgcGGGGTCCCTGCCGGGACGACTGACACCgccctgtgcccctgagcccgcGGGGTCCCTGCCGGGGCGACGGTCACCgccctgtgcccctgagcccgcGGGGTCCCTGCCGGGGCGACGGTCACCgccctgtgcccctgagcccgcGGGATCCCTGCCGGGGCGACGGTCACCgccctgtgcccctgagcccgcGGGATCCCTGCCGGGGCGACGGTCACCgccctgtgcccctgagcccgcGGGGTCCCTGCCGGGGCGACGGTCACCgccctgtgcccctgagcccgcGGGGTCCCTGCCGGGGCGACGGTCACCgccctgtgcccctgagcccgcGGGGTCCCTGCCGGGGCGACTGACACCgccctgtgcccctgagcccgcggggtccctgccggggcgacggtcactgccctgtgcccctgagcccgcggggtccctgccggggcgactgacactgccctgtgcccctgagcccgcGGGGTCCCTGCCGGGGCGACGGTCACCgccctgtgcccctgagcccgcGGGGTCCCTGCCGGGGCGACGGTCACCgccctgtgcccctgagcccgcGGGGTCCCTGCCGGGGCGACTGACACCgccctgtgcccctgagcccgcGGGGTCCCTGCCGGGGCGACTGACACCgccctgtgcccctgagcccgcggggtccctgccggggcgacggtcactgccctgtgcccctgagcccgcGGGATCCCTGCCGGAGCGACTgacactgccctgtgcccctgagcccgcggggtccctgccggggcgactgtcactgccctgtgcccctgagcccgcggggtccctgccggggcgactgacactgccctgtgcccctgagcccgcggggtccctgccggggcgacggtcactgccctgtgcccctgagcccgcggggtccctgccggggcgacggtcactgccctgtgcccctgagcccgcggggtccctgccggggcgacggtcactgccctgtgcccctgagcccgcggggtccctgccggggcgacggtcactgccctgtgcccctgagctcgcggggtccctgccggggcgacggtcactgccctgtgcccctgagcccgcGGGATCCCTGCCGGAGCGACTgacactgccctgtgcccctgagcccgcggggtccctgccggggcgacggtcactgccctgtgcccctgagctcgcggggtccctgccggggcgactgacactgccctgtgcccctgagcccgcggggtccctgccggggcgacggtcactgccctgtgcccctgagcccgcggggtccctgccggggcgattgacactgccctgtgcccctgagcccgcggggtccctgccggggcgacggtcactgccctgtgcccctgagcccgcggggtccctgccggggcgactgacactgccctgtgcccctgagcccgcggggtccctgccggggcgactgtcactgccctgtgcccctgagcccgcGGGGTCCCTGCCGGGGCGACTGACACTGGCCTTTTCCCCTGAGCCCGCGGGGTCCCTGCCGGGGCGACggtcactgccctgtgcccctgagcccgcggggtccctgccggggcgacggtcactgccctgtgcccctgagcccgcGGGGTCCCTGCCGGGGCGACGGTCAttgccctgtgcccctgagcccgcggggtccctgccggggcgactgacactgccctgtgcccctgagcccgcggggtccctgccggggcgacggtcactgccctgtgcccctgagctcgcggggtccctgccggggcgacggtcactgccctgtgcccctgagcccgcGGGATCCCTGCCGGAGCGACTgacactgccctgtgcccctgagcccgcGGGGTCCCTTCCGGGGCGACggtcactgccctgtgcccctgagctcgcggggtccctgccggggcgactgacactgccctgtgcccctgagcccgcggggtccctgccggggcgacggtcactgccctgtgcccctgagcccgcggggtccctgccggggcgactgacactgccctgtgcccctgagcccgcggggtccctgccggggcgacggtcactgccctgtgcccctgagctcgcggggtccctgccggggcgacggtcactgccctgtgcccctgagcccgcggggtccctgccggggcgactgacactgccctgtgcccctgagcccgcggggtccctgccggggcgactgtcactgccctgtgcccctgagcccgcGGGGTCCCTGCCGGGGCGACTGACACTGGCCTTTTCCCCTGAGCCCGCGGGGTCCCTGCCGGGGCGACggtcactgccctgtgcccctgagcccgcggggtccctgccggggcgacggtcactgccctgtgcccctgagcccgcggggtccctgccggggcgactgacactgccctgtgcccctgagcccgcggggtccctgccggggcgacggtcactgccctgtgcccctgagcccgcggggtccctgccggggcgacggtcactgccctgtgcccctgagcccgcggggtccctgccggggcgacggtcactgccctgtgcccctgagcccACGGGATCCCTGCCGGAGCGACTgacactgccctgtgcccctgagcccgcGGGGTCCCTGCCAGGGCGACTGACACTGCCCCGTGCCCCTGAGCCCGCGGGGTCCCTGTGCAGTGCCCAAAGGGAGGTGAGATGTCTGTCTCTGCTCTGTCCCCCCCCAGGCCCATGTGGTCCCTGCCACAGCACTGAAACAGGGCCAGGGGTGacagcctctgccctgctcccccagtgcccagccaggctgttaggggcaggcagtgggggttcCTGACCCCCCCCCAGTATTGCCCTGCCTGCCCGGCCCAGGGAGCCAGCCCCTCAGGGATttgcctgtggctgggggccgTGTGAGCCATCAGAGCCCCCGAGTTGGGTCGCAGCTACTCACAGCAGCCCCCGAGGAGGAGGCCGAAGCCGAGGAGGACGGTAGGCAGGGACCCgctcatgctgctgctggtgctgcgtGTGCGCCAGGCTCGGGCGGTGCGGCTGGAGCAGGGGCGTTATCAGGGGAGTAGCCAGCACCCCACaacaggcagcagggcaggccctgcacagctggagcctggAGATACGGGTCCTCTTGGCCATTCGCCGACACGTGTATACTGGGGAGCACCGGCCTCGGGTCTGACCCCTGTTACCTCCCAGCACCGGCCTCGGGTCTGACCCCCGTTACCTCCCAGCGCCGGCCACGGGTCTGACCCCCGTTACCTCCCAGCGCCAGCCTCGGGTCTGACCCCCGTTACCTCCCAGCACCAGCCTCGGGTCTGACCCCTGTTACCTCCCAGTGCCGGCCTTGGGTCTGACCCCCGTTACCTCTGAGCGCTGGTCACGGGTCTGACCCCCGTTACCTCCCAGCACCGGCCTCGGGTCTGACCCCCGTTACCTCCCAGCGCCGGCCTCGGGTCTGACCCCCGTTACCTCCCAGCGCCGGCCACGGGTCTGACCCCCGTTACCTCCCAGCGCCGGCCTCGGGTCTGACCCCCGTTACCTCCCAGCGCCAGCCTCGGGTCTGACCCCCGTTACCTCCCAGCGCCGGCCTCGGTTCTGACCCCCGTTACCTCCCAGCACCGGCCTCGGGTCTGACCTCCGTTACCTCCGAGCGCCGGCCACGGGTCTGACCCTCGTTACCTCCCAGAGCCGGCCTCGGGTCTGACCCCTATTACCTCCCAGCACTAGCCACGGGTCTGACCCCTGTTAGCTCCCAGCGCCGGCCTCGGGTCTGACCCCCATTACCTCCCAGCGCCGGCCTCGGGTCTGACCCCTATTACCTCCCAGcgccagtgtgatggagtgggggtacctgtgtgtgtgtgtggctcacagagggtgtggggctcctgctgagggtaaccttgatgaccaggtaacacctttgtactggagacagaggaggaggtggagcctgaggggtttgaattggaactgggagttaggaagcagtgagtctgggctgggggagagagagacaaaggagggggccaggccccggctctgggggcccctcagggactcctctccccaacatgaattggactggctgtctctgctggctgtactgactcctctgtacgatgctgtgtcctgtcggctaataaacccgctgttctcctgctaagtgaaagACTCttctgcctgcggacagggtgcagagcttgggggaccccagaaccccatcacactagtgtcaggagtgggatgttctgcaccctgaggatggagcatccagcagtaagtgaccggggccctggaagaagtggggactgcgagacccaggtgtgctgaagggcagtgaggtgcagctccccaaggcggaggggcctgcggccgaacccaaccaactgcggttgtggtcctcgagagggggtgccacaccctagctggggttactcctgggaatccgttggagtcggtcccagaaggtggaggggctgagggcccaacccccaggaacaagtgacccacaaggaggctgacgctgaataagttcttcccaagacagtgtgctcatggtccttgagagcgggtgtcacactgaagaaggggttcctctgagagtctgttggagtcggtcccagagggcaaaagggcctacggcctaaccccggggagcttgtgacccacaaggagcctggcacactgaagggattcttccaggaatcgtggggtgcagagggcatcagcctgagagcctgcaaccacgctgaacaactccgctgtgaagtggcagcacctggaaaccgaatcgagattaaagaagctggacaaggcagcgtggatgtgcagtggcagagctgagggttaaggaaaatcctgcagaggtgagcccagatcgggtcaggaaaccctggactgcctggagttctgaaccgagtggcctgccacagctcaaggagggaaggagcgattccaacccatcatctactaggggccaagacagacctgcgaagagttttccaggcctgggctgaggaaggtgcctgtgtgtctgtgcaggaaagcagcttgtccactgggaatggcaagttgtctgtgagagaagctgcttcaccttctgtgtgtgtgtctcagaccagccggggggctgggacaaaggagagagtgtctcccattgtctgtctgtgttgaacagcagcagcagcagcctggggagagagcagagcctgcatttggaaaagatgccaatgaggaaactagcccattgtctgaggaagattccccagcctggggtggctggagaaggaaccaccaggaaagggcattccaggtgtgtctctgaatccagccatgggggctggagcagagggaatggctccgggatgggcagtggtatccctgctaaggacactggtccttggtgcaagaaaagtgcttctgcttctggggaagtgaatcctttgcctgagcctgtgggggctcgagatgcagccaagatcccagagctggatctgagtgcagctgaagcccagatgggaagtgggcctacctctgtgtctctcagggaggatgatgctttaactcggtctgatccagttagtatcatcagggaatcccagagaccagacgattctggtacttgttctttgcctgatgctgaggtgttactgggagggggtgagagggctctgtcctaccagagtcatcctctcgccaggacacaagaacagacgggcaatggagttatgctgagcgatgaagataaaggagctggtagcagaagggaggaaagggaccctgaccttctgtccggtgttactggctgtctgcctggagggggattacatgggaatctgcctgatgggccagaagtgatcctgggtgtaggtgaaacccaggagctggttgtggctcaagggagcagtgcccctgtggagccagacaggggtgagttgttgtttggcggagctcttgaggaagagaatttccctgaaacttttcctgacccgtctgtgcggactgcagaaaatgggagtgaggtgaaggagagtgaacaggaaaggtgcttgtctgtaagagccagagccagacctttgcctggggagaagtttgtttcagctcctgatggccaggacctgcctgagtgtgaaaccactggctgtgctctgcaagggtccaaagcaggcagggtaaaagtttctcaggaattggaagttgatgcaagtaaagtgaaaactatcagggagtgtgagcagccctgtgagaaccaagtaaaacagctgcagtcagtctctgtaggatgcaggagagggccagcaattccccatctccagatgatggaaacacttatattcttatactggactccacttctgattccatggggaggcagtagttggaggtggaaggacaaaggagctgtggtcctggtgggccagtaagggataaacagggattccttcatgtggattctgcgtctgggactcacaaaacaactctcagaaagcagtttgggttgcaaatttccaggctggcagggagggggccatctccctgagatcatcaatggcccagctcttgttagaagggagggcacagccagagagatcaaatttccaccccagggggcaagagagaagattagaacttgatggtgctaagaaaggcctcagccatttatccccaaaataccagattctcaaggaggttacacaaaggttgtggtctaccaaagagcaacgtaaatgtacagttgcaatgggtttgttctgttactcacgctgactgctgtaaccaaggggtgctgctaccaaaagctgtagaattgtaccatgcactgaatgtttgaaaagagccatgtgacatgatgacattgatgtggaagcatgagttgtatgttgaaggagtctgtaactctgaaatgtcaccattgttccctgtaactagtcttgcaacctctcacatgaggaggaacattccaaacctgttgtgtggcatggaaggggaaactgaggcacacagccattgtggtggtctggctaaatgccaaggatggaagcatttgtaccttccgttactggactgtaactgaattccagacattggccggagcagctgtatgggctggtggtcagatggggcaggacccagaccacaaaagacctgtttgatctgttggtgctgcagcatctgtatgggctctgcctgcccgacttgagaacgtggctgacggaccggggccgaagcagcgagaccagccatcccaagggaactaaagggacttgcccggctgcatcacatgaaaagggccaagaccaagctcctgagttggagcctcccccagcaggattatgacgtggaggtggtgcacatcaaggggagcactgagggtacagccgatgccctgtcacgaggggagggccccgaacttccccgggtccctggctgagtgaccccgctcagttcggtcttgaagtggggagagatgtgatggagtgggggatacctgtgtgtgtgtgagtggctcacagagggtgtggggctcctgctgagggtaaccttgatgaccaggtagcacctttgtactggagacagaggaggaggtggagcctgaggggtttgaattggaactgggagttgggaagcagttagtctgggctgagggagagagagacaaaggagggggccaggccccggctctgggggcccctcggggcctcctctccccaacatggatgggactggctgtctctgccggctgcactgactcctctgtacgatgctgtgtcctgtcggctaataaacctgctgttctcctgctaagtgaaagACTCttctgcctgcggacagggtgcagagcttgggggaccccagaaccccatcacaccagccACAGGTCTGACCCCCGTTACCTCCCAGCGCCGGCCTCGGGTCTCACCCCCGTTACCTCCCAGCGCCGGCCTCGGGTCTGACCCCCGTTACCTCCCAGCGCCAGCCTCGGGTCTGACCCCGGTTACCTCCCAGCGCCGGCCTCGGGTCTGACCCCCGTTACCTCCCAGCACCAGCCTCGGGTCTGAACCACGTTACCTCCCAGCGCCGGCCTCAGGTCTGACCCCGGTTACCTCCCAGCGCCGGCCTCGGGTCTGACCCCCGTTACCTCCCAGCGCCGGCCTCGGGTCTGACCCCGGTTACCTCCCAGCGACAGCGTCGGGTCTGACCCCCGTTACCTCCCAGCGACGGCCTCGGATCTGACCCCGGTTACCTCCCAGCACCGGCCTCGGGTCTGACCCCGGTTACCTCCCAGCACCGGCCTCGGGTCTGACCCCCGTTACCTCCCAGCGCCGGCGTCGGGTCTGACCCCGGTTACCTCCCAGCGCCGGCCTTGGATCTGACCCCCGTTACCTCCCAGCGCCGGCGTCGGGTCTGACCCCCGTTACCTCCCAGCGACGGCCTCGGATCTGACCCCTGTTACCTCCCAGCGCTGGCCTCGGGTCTGACCCCCGTTACCTCCCAGCGCCGGCCTCGGGTCTGACCCCCGTTACCTCCCAGCGACGGCCTCGGGTCTGACCCCTGTTACCTCCCAGCGACGGCCTCGGGTGAGGAGGAGAGAGTGTGAGAGCGGGAGCACGAGCAGGCCATGGCAGAGGTGAGATGCCAaaaggccccagctgcagtaagcggggagaggaccagacggctcggggtggccagtcacttggagacgcgcgtgctggcccagggtcaggacccaggggacatggacgagttccttaccgcctttgagcgagcctgtgagttgcacgaggttcccccagccgaatggctccggcacctcacccccttgctgggccagaaggccgcagtggtgctcagccagctggaggggctgcagcctggggactatgaacgcgtcaaacaggccctgctgcataagttcgggctgactccggagacgTACAAGAAgtagttccaggaggcgcagaagaggccagaggaaacccatgtagatacaaccgcccgcctgaggcaatactaccggaagtgggtgttctggatgggagcccagtccgtagaggacctggtggagctggcggtcctggagcgattctacgagatgtgcgcacctgacctgagggtgtggctcgtggaccggaggcctggggattcacacaatgcagggaaactggcagatgacttcacaaagagccgggccaggtttgatagtgagccccacaaagagagggagtcctggagaaaccgagaatctcagagagaccggtccctgaccgtacgacagaggggaccacctcttgggccggcccaggaaagaggggccggccacccaccccccagagagccaaacagagcccggacagagcagccggcccgagggacacaacaagacccaggctgttatcactgtgggcgaaaggggcatagagcagcccagtgccccaggctcccagacgggttgagcaggccggggggtcatggagtcaactgggtggagtcccagaagccagaggggctggcggccaaggcgggtggtgctgacaatgggcactcggactgggccgagtccgccccacagaccagctccccaGAGGgcccaaatgctcagaggccagtttacagagtgggggcggctctgcctctgtggagcaagtgtctcacacccctcgaggtagatgggaaaaaggtcacggggtcctgggacacaggcgctgacgtgacgctggcccgacccggggtggtggcaccgggctgcatgatacccgattcccacctgacgataacaggaattgatgggacccctttcaaggtgcccatggcgagggtgcacctgaaatgggggaagaaggaaggccccaaggaggtgggcgtgcacagccatttgccggcggatgtactgatgggggctgacctggagaactggcaaggtgaacgccctcgtgccctggtcctgacccgtagccaaagaaaacgaggggtgcgctccccagattcaggggtacaggcccagccaaagtcacaggagccacaggggccaaccctgagagaaagggggcccccaaaaaccacatctcacaggccaggggtgctggagccaggcagtgaTGGGGGAGTagcatctgcccctgccccagccaaagagttccaggcagagcagcagagagacccctccttgcagaagctgagggaactggccagtctcagcccagctccacagctgggggagggctgcagggagagattcctgtgggaaaagggactCCTGTACCGgcaatgggctcccagacgcaaagcggagccatggaaggtcccgaggcaactggtggttccccaaaagtaccggcgcaggttcctgtacctagcccatgatgtcctgctcgcaggacaccaggggatccaccgcaccagggaaaggttgttacagaactttttttggcccgggatctttgcagctgtccgtctgtattgcctgtcctgcgatccctgccagagggtgtggaagacccgggacaaggggaaagctgccctgaggccactgcccatcgtagaggagcctttccagaaagtggctatggacatagtgggccccttcagcaaggcaacgcgttcggggaagaaatatattttgatagtggtagattttgccacgcgatacccagaagctgtggccttgacctctgtcgatgctgacaccgtggcagatgcactgctgtccattttcagcagagtggggttccccaaggaggtcctcacagatcaggggtccaacttcatgtcggccctgctgcaaagcttgtgggacaagtgtggggtccggcacacctgggccacagcctaccacccccAGACCAATGGGCTcttggagaggttcaatgggactct is a window encoding:
- the LOC142014096 gene encoding programmed cell death 1 ligand 1-like, with protein sequence MSGSLPTVLLGFGLLLGGCSGKLAVETDASPVRARVGDDVVLKCQFAVPQPPVDLSQLVVQWFHRGGQLVEFDEGVVSASRPGATLRPEGLQTGNAALHLSQVTPASAGNYRCYVTYAPDIRIKQVVLEVEDPAKLTPAEPEAPDACAPDPLVLAKLERVLSLLEQISRKMDAAGTGGGEKP